A single window of Pungitius pungitius chromosome 20, fPunPun2.1, whole genome shotgun sequence DNA harbors:
- the chrna2b gene encoding neuronal acetylcholine receptor subunit alpha-2 isoform X2, with the protein MGHNHLFSARTPFLLYSLLLCQTVLCHEKSHSHAEDELFKTLFAGYNKWSRPVSNISDVVIVKFGLSIAQLIDVDEKNQMMTTNVWLKQEWNDYKLRWKPSDYDNVTSIRVPSELIWVPDIVLYNNADGEFAVTHMTKAHLFHNGKVRWVPPAIYKSSCSIDVTFFPFDQQNCKMKFGSWTYDKAKIDLERTENTVDLNNYWESGEWAIINAVGTYNTKKYDCCHEIYPDITYFFIIRRLPLFYTINLIIPCLLISCLTVLVFYLPSDCGEKITLCISVLLSLTVFLLLITEIIPSTSLVIPLIGEYLLFTMIFVTLSIVITVFVLNVHHRSPSTHKMPHWVHSVFLNLIPRWLFMRRPAPDMRRRRLTLLQQDAAVVRRQGRVGGYKPGDCLSTSANWLGDGGLSEDPDRSSYEDLELGTLTSYFSFRPPSPRPPGTTPPTQPKNPQNSQNQQEGPAGTNRLLTGSRVNLTQRAVKADNTASDSTFLLSPSVMRALEGVHYIADHLRAEDADFSVKEDWKYVAMVIDRIFLWMFIIVCLLGTIGLFLPPWLAGMI; encoded by the exons TTCTTTGTCACGAGAAGTCCCACTCGCACGCCGAGGATGAGCTCTTCAAGACCTTGTTCGCCGGTTACAACAAGTGGTCGAGACCCGTGTCGAACATCTCCGACGTGGTCATCGTCAAGTTCGGGCTGTCCATCGCCCAGCTCATCGATGTG gATGAGAAGAACCAAATGATGACAACCAACGTGTGGCTAAAACAG GAGTGGAATGACTACAAACTTCGCTGGAAGCCATCTGACTATGACAATGTGACGTCCATAAGAGTCCCGTCAGAGCTCATATGGGTCCCAGACATTGTCCTCTACAACAA CGCCGATGGAGAGTTCGCTGTGACCCACATGACGAAGGCTCACCTCTTCCACAATGGAAAAGTCCGCTGGGTCCCTCCTGCCATTTACAAGAGCTCCTGCAGCATCGACGTCACCTTCTTCCCCTTCGATCAACAGAACTGTAAGATGAAATTTGGCTCCTGGACGTACGACAAGGCCAAGATCGACCTGGAGCGCACCGAAAACACGGTGGACCTGAACAACTACTGGGAGAGCGGCGAATGGGCCATCATCAACGCCGTGGGCACGTACAACACCAAGAAATACGACTGCTGCCACGAGATCTACCCGGACATCACCTACTTCTTCATCATTCGACGGCTTCCCCTGTTTTACACCATCAACCTGATCATCCCCTGTCTGCTGATCTCCTGCCTCACGGTCCTGGTGTTCTATCTGCCCTCGGACTGCGGGGAGAAGATCACGCTGTGCATCTCCGTGCTGCTGTCCCTCACCGTGTTCCTCCTCCTGATCACCGAGATCATACCGTCCACCTCCCTGGTCATCCCGCTCATCGGCGAGTACCTCCTCTTCACCATGATCTTCGTCACCCTCTCCATCGTCATCACGGTCTTCGTGCTCAACGTGCACCATCGCTCCCCCAGCACCCACAAGATGCCCCACTGGGTCCACTCCGTGTTCCTGAACCTGATCCCGCGCTGGCTCTTCATGCGGCGGCCCGCGCCGGACATGCGGCGCCGCAGGCTgacgctgctgcagcaggacgcGGCCGTGGTGCGCCGGCAGGGTCGGGTGGGCGGGTACAAGCCCGGCGACTGCCTCAGCACCTCGGCGAACTGGCTGGGGGATGGGGGCCTGTCGGAGGACCCCGACAGGAGCTCTTATGAGGACTTGGAGCTGGGAACGCTGACGTCGTATTTCTCCTTTCGCCCTCCTTCGCCCAGACCTCCGGGGACGACCCCGCCGACCCAACCTAAAAACCCACAGAACAGCCAGAACCAACAGGAGGGCCCTGCAGGGACAAACAGACTTTTAACAGGGTCCAGAGTCAATCTCACTCAGAGGGCCGTTAAAGCTGATAACACAGCGTCAGACTCCACATTCCTGCTTTCGCCAAGTGTCATGCGCGCTCTGGAAGGCGTGCACTACATCGCAGACCACCTGAGGGCCGAGGATGCCGACTTCAGC GTGAAAGAGGATTGGAAgtacgttgccatggtgattgaCCGCATCTTCCTGTGGATGTTCATCATTGTGTGCCTTCTTGGGACCATCGGCCTCTTCCTACCCCCTTGGCTCGCTGGCATGATCTAG
- the ptk2bb gene encoding protein tyrosine kinase 2 beta, b: protein MYEVMSGDTLSWKPPSPRKSSSGSSHEAPSAGDGGPVKILKVCFCTNNNLGKNFKLVKCDSSWQIRAIIRSILICGRLGPNIEHAACYGLLLKHLKSEELHWLHPDLTVGEVEQRYESHHVEAEWRYDLRIRYVPVNFLKKFQDDRSTLVFFYQQVRSDYMQSHASKVSDGMALLLGCLEIRRFYKDMNAKGLEKKSNFELLEKEVGLDLFFPQQLINSMKSKQLRKLIQQTFQQYAALKEEDCMIRFFETLKEFVNYDEEVFPCELVQGWSLAVELVIGGRGIRQRTQKNSAPVFLADFKQIKKIQCLSQSDGKALLDLSVEGARQRLSINVATVPMAENMMDLIDGYCRLEKDTDESVIHRANADANARCALPEIPTDKRDSGSVRHSMGSDIYCEILDERPTSVVKYGIDRNDIVLGRILGAGFFGEVYDGVYKKDSGERINVAVKTCKDCSPDVMEKFMSEAVIMKNLNHQHIVKLIGIIEDDPVWIVMELYQYGELGNYLTENKKTLTNITLVLFSLQICKALVYLAGANVVHRDIAVRNILVASADCVKLGDFGLSRYIEHEEYYKASVTRLPIKWMAPESINFRRFTTASDVWMFAVCMWEIMSCGQQPFFWLENRDVINQLEQGIRLPKPDNCPPALYSLMTRCWSYDPSERPTFTELVVKISDVHKMEKEQEVERERDRARSTKIFDPKFSVNEPPPKPSRIKPSRFGNTLSIGLHIQLNESLCASSPDLASPCDYQSPVDSMGALALPAIKSPRRRSIGEGEFFQVEANVMEDATRLWQKERQQMQDTLRRQKEQMVEDKKWLAKEERLLDPMGAEEAAGTASPEGVAEHPTPDKPPRLTAQPTPTAELDRSEDMVYQNVMELVKVVVQLKNDITEVPPEKYITIVQSVGMALRHLIRSVDDILPTLHESVRTEIEGTQKLLNKDMAELISKMRLAQQNSITSLKEDCKKQMLTAAHNLAMDSKNMLDAVDQARVRANLAKPVAP, encoded by the exons ATGTACGAGGTGATGTCCGGTGACACCCTCTCCTGGAAGCCGCCCAGTCCGAGAAAAAGCAGCTCGGGCTCCAGCCATGAGGCGCCCTCCGCTGGAGACGGAGGGCCAGTCAAGATCCTCAAAGTGTGCTtctgcaccaacaacaacctGGGCAAGAACTTCAAGCTGGTTAAATGTGACAGCTCCTGGCAAATTAGG GCCATCATTCGTTCGATCCTGATCTGCGGTCGATTGGGGCCGAACATCGAACACGCCGCGTGCTACGGCCTCCTGCTGAAGCACCTGAAGTCAGAAGAGCTCCACTGGCTGCACCCGGATCTGACCGTCGGCGAGGTGGAGCAGCGCTACGAGAGCCATCACGTGGAGGCCGAGTGGAG GTACGACCTTCGTATCAGATACGTTCCTGTCAATTTCTTGAAGAAATTCCAGGATGACAGATCTACGTTAGTGTTTTTTTACCAACAG GTGCGTAGTGATTACATGCAGAGTCACGCCTCCAAGGTGAGTGACGGGATGGCGCTGCTGCTCGGGTGTTTGGAGATCAG GAGGTTCTACAAAGACATGAATGCAAAAGGTCTTGAGAAGAAGTCCAACTTTGAGCTGCTAGA aaaagaggtCGGCTTGGACCTCTTCTTTCCTCAACAGCTGATTAACAGCATGAAG TCAAAGCAGCTGCGGAAGTTGATCCAGCAGACGTTTCAACAGTACGCGGCCCTCAAGGAGGAAGACTGCATGATCAGGTTTTTCGAGACCCTCAAAGAGTTTGTCAACTACGATGAAGAGGTTTTCCCGTGCGAGCTCGTG CAAGGTTGGAGTCTAGCGGTGGAGCTGGTCATCGGCGGGAGGGGGATTCGCCAACGCACACAGAAGAATTCAGCG CCGGTTTTTCTAGCCGACTTCAAACAGATCAAGAAGATACAATGCTTATCCCAGAGCGATGGGAAGGCTCTCCTGGACCTCAGCGTAGAGGGGGCCAGACAA CGGCTATCGATCAACGTGGCCACGGTCCCCATGGCGGAGAACATGATGGACCTCATCGACGGCTACTGCCGCCTGGAGAAGGACACGGATGAAAGCGTCATCCACCGAGCGAACGCAG ATGCCAACGCGCGGTGTGCTCTACCGGAGATTCCCACGGA caAAAGAGACTCCGGCTCGGTCAGACACAGTATGG GGTCGGATATCTACTGTGAGATTCTCGATGAAAGGCCGACCTCGG ttgTTAAGTACGGAATCGACCGGAATGACATCGTTCTCGGCCGGATACTTGGTGCAGGTTTTTTTGGGGAAGTCTACGATGGAGTTTACAAAAAAGAT AGTGGCGAGAGGATTAACGTGGCAGTGAAGACCTGCAAAGACTGCTCACCCGATGTGATGGAGAAGTTCATGAGCGAAGCAG TAATCATGAAGAACCTCAATCATCAGCACATCGTCAAACTCATCGGAATCATCGAGGACGATCCCGTGTGGATAGTCATGGAGCTCTATCAGTACGGAGAG CTCGGGAACTACCTAACAGAGAACAAGAAGACGCTGACCAACATTACTCTGGTGCTGTTCAGCCTGCAGATCTGCAAAGCTCTGGTCTACCTCGCAGGGGCCAACGTGGTACACAG AGACATCGCTGTGCGCAACATCTTAGTCGCCAGTGCAGACTGTGTGAAGCTCGGAGACTTCGGTCTGTCGAGATACATCGAGCACGAGGAGTACTACAAAG CGTCTGTTACTCGGTTGCCGATCAAGTGGATGGCTCCAGAATCCATCAACTTCAGACGTTTCACCACCGCCAGTGACGTCTGGATGTTTG CCGTATGCATGTGGGAGATAATGAGTTGTGGACAGCAGCCGTTCTTCTGGCTGGAGAACCGAGACGTGATCAACCAGCTGGAGCAGGGGATCCGGCTGCCAAAGCCTGACAACTGCCCTCCTGCCCTCTACTCACTGATGACGCGCTGCTGGTCCTACGATCCCAGTGAGAGGCCCACCTTCACCGAGCTCGTGGTGAAGATCAG TGATGTCCACAAGatggagaaggagcaggaggtggagagagagcgcGATAGAGCGCGCTCCACCAAGATTTTCGACCCCAAGTTCAGCGTCAACGAGCCTCCTCCCAAG CCCTCCAGAATCAAACCGAGCCGCTTCGGGAACACGCTCAGCATTGGACTACACATTCAG CTGAACGAGTCGCTGTGTGCCAGCTCACCTGACCTGGCCAGCCCATGTGACTACCAGTCTCCCGTGGACTCCATGGGCGCGCTCGCGCTGCCAGCCATCAAGTCCCCTCGGCGTCGCAGCATCGGG GAGGGCGAGTTTTTCCAAGTGGAAGCAAACGTCATGGAGGACGCCACGCGCCTCTGGCAGAAGGAGCGGCAGCAGATGCAGGACACCCTGCGCCGGCAGAAAGAGCAGATGGTGGAGGACAAGAAGTGGCTGGCGAAGGAGGAGCGGCTCCTG GACCCCATGGGAGCGGAGGAGGCCGCCGGCACAGCG tcGCCTGAAGGGGTTGCAGAACATC CAACCCCAGATAAGCCCCCGAGGCTCACGGCACAG CCGACGCCCACAGCTGAGCTGGACCGCTCCGAGGACATGGTGTACCAGAACGTCATGGAGCTGGTCAAAGTCGTCGTTCAACTCAAGAATGACATCACGGAGGTGCCACCGGAAAAATACATCACCATCGTCCAG TCTGTGGGGATGGCTTTACGACATCTGATTCGCAGTGTGGATGACATACTGCCCACCTTACACGAGTCGGTCAGGACCGAG ATCGAAGGCACCCAGAAGCTGCTGAACAAAGACATGGCGGAGCTGATCAGCAAAATGCGGCTGGCCCAGCAGAATTCCATCACCTCTCTGAAGGAGGATTGTAAAAAACAGATGCTGACTGCGGCACACAATCTGGCCATGGACAGTAAAAACATGTTAGATGCTGTGGACCAAGCCAGAGTCAGGGCCAATTTAGCGAAGCCGGTGGCCCCCTAG
- the chrna2b gene encoding neuronal acetylcholine receptor subunit alpha-2 isoform X1: MGHNHLFSARTPFLLYSLLLCQTGCGKLEGKLGRTTTEQIRLSDPVLCHEKSHSHAEDELFKTLFAGYNKWSRPVSNISDVVIVKFGLSIAQLIDVDEKNQMMTTNVWLKQEWNDYKLRWKPSDYDNVTSIRVPSELIWVPDIVLYNNADGEFAVTHMTKAHLFHNGKVRWVPPAIYKSSCSIDVTFFPFDQQNCKMKFGSWTYDKAKIDLERTENTVDLNNYWESGEWAIINAVGTYNTKKYDCCHEIYPDITYFFIIRRLPLFYTINLIIPCLLISCLTVLVFYLPSDCGEKITLCISVLLSLTVFLLLITEIIPSTSLVIPLIGEYLLFTMIFVTLSIVITVFVLNVHHRSPSTHKMPHWVHSVFLNLIPRWLFMRRPAPDMRRRRLTLLQQDAAVVRRQGRVGGYKPGDCLSTSANWLGDGGLSEDPDRSSYEDLELGTLTSYFSFRPPSPRPPGTTPPTQPKNPQNSQNQQEGPAGTNRLLTGSRVNLTQRAVKADNTASDSTFLLSPSVMRALEGVHYIADHLRAEDADFSVKEDWKYVAMVIDRIFLWMFIIVCLLGTIGLFLPPWLAGMI, encoded by the exons gatgtGGAAAACTGGAAGGGAAGCTCGGTAGAACTACGACTGAGCAAATCAGACTGTCAGATCCAG TTCTTTGTCACGAGAAGTCCCACTCGCACGCCGAGGATGAGCTCTTCAAGACCTTGTTCGCCGGTTACAACAAGTGGTCGAGACCCGTGTCGAACATCTCCGACGTGGTCATCGTCAAGTTCGGGCTGTCCATCGCCCAGCTCATCGATGTG gATGAGAAGAACCAAATGATGACAACCAACGTGTGGCTAAAACAG GAGTGGAATGACTACAAACTTCGCTGGAAGCCATCTGACTATGACAATGTGACGTCCATAAGAGTCCCGTCAGAGCTCATATGGGTCCCAGACATTGTCCTCTACAACAA CGCCGATGGAGAGTTCGCTGTGACCCACATGACGAAGGCTCACCTCTTCCACAATGGAAAAGTCCGCTGGGTCCCTCCTGCCATTTACAAGAGCTCCTGCAGCATCGACGTCACCTTCTTCCCCTTCGATCAACAGAACTGTAAGATGAAATTTGGCTCCTGGACGTACGACAAGGCCAAGATCGACCTGGAGCGCACCGAAAACACGGTGGACCTGAACAACTACTGGGAGAGCGGCGAATGGGCCATCATCAACGCCGTGGGCACGTACAACACCAAGAAATACGACTGCTGCCACGAGATCTACCCGGACATCACCTACTTCTTCATCATTCGACGGCTTCCCCTGTTTTACACCATCAACCTGATCATCCCCTGTCTGCTGATCTCCTGCCTCACGGTCCTGGTGTTCTATCTGCCCTCGGACTGCGGGGAGAAGATCACGCTGTGCATCTCCGTGCTGCTGTCCCTCACCGTGTTCCTCCTCCTGATCACCGAGATCATACCGTCCACCTCCCTGGTCATCCCGCTCATCGGCGAGTACCTCCTCTTCACCATGATCTTCGTCACCCTCTCCATCGTCATCACGGTCTTCGTGCTCAACGTGCACCATCGCTCCCCCAGCACCCACAAGATGCCCCACTGGGTCCACTCCGTGTTCCTGAACCTGATCCCGCGCTGGCTCTTCATGCGGCGGCCCGCGCCGGACATGCGGCGCCGCAGGCTgacgctgctgcagcaggacgcGGCCGTGGTGCGCCGGCAGGGTCGGGTGGGCGGGTACAAGCCCGGCGACTGCCTCAGCACCTCGGCGAACTGGCTGGGGGATGGGGGCCTGTCGGAGGACCCCGACAGGAGCTCTTATGAGGACTTGGAGCTGGGAACGCTGACGTCGTATTTCTCCTTTCGCCCTCCTTCGCCCAGACCTCCGGGGACGACCCCGCCGACCCAACCTAAAAACCCACAGAACAGCCAGAACCAACAGGAGGGCCCTGCAGGGACAAACAGACTTTTAACAGGGTCCAGAGTCAATCTCACTCAGAGGGCCGTTAAAGCTGATAACACAGCGTCAGACTCCACATTCCTGCTTTCGCCAAGTGTCATGCGCGCTCTGGAAGGCGTGCACTACATCGCAGACCACCTGAGGGCCGAGGATGCCGACTTCAGC GTGAAAGAGGATTGGAAgtacgttgccatggtgattgaCCGCATCTTCCTGTGGATGTTCATCATTGTGTGCCTTCTTGGGACCATCGGCCTCTTCCTACCCCCTTGGCTCGCTGGCATGATCTAG